From a single Stomoxys calcitrans chromosome 4, idStoCalc2.1, whole genome shotgun sequence genomic region:
- the LOC106095648 gene encoding uncharacterized protein LOC106095648 → MIAQGPKIIVRTEEVLIVGLVLMLWVGAIVLFFNRWGKIRMLEPYQPKFQQQHRASCPLSDIDSIAPHQRSSVSRMSMGFVNNVKNMPCQFNAYNPTIYPKGYLAQSRPRQNSVFVGPSPNQFLMPRPPRKTRSAMDLHSMILDETAEQV, encoded by the exons GCCCCAAAATTATTGTCCGCACCGAAGAGGTACTAATAGTTGGCTTAGTTCTTATGCTATGGGTTGGTGCCATTGTCCTATTCTTTAATCGATGGGGCAAAATACGAATGCTGGAACCGTATCAACCgaaatttcaacaacaacatcgaGCTTCCTGCCCTCTGTCAGACATCGACTCAATAGCACCACATCAG CGTTCATCGGTTTCTCGCATGTCAATGGGATTTGTGAATaatgtaaaaaatatgccatgtcAATTTAACGCTTATAATCCAACGATATACCCCAAAG GCTACTTAGCGCAGTCGCGACCACGACAGAATTCAGTATTTGTGGGACCAAGTCcaaatcaatttttgatgccaagACCTCCACGTAAGACTCGATCTGCCATGGATTTACATTCGATGATATTGGATGAAACAGCGGAACAGGTGTAA